The following are encoded together in the Pan troglodytes isolate AG18354 chromosome 6, NHGRI_mPanTro3-v2.0_pri, whole genome shotgun sequence genome:
- the LOC740571 gene encoding dual specificity protein phosphatase CDC14C, whose translation MRSSTQQDPRRRDPQDDVYLDITDRLRFAILYSRPKSASNVHYFSIDNELEYENFSEDFGPLNLAMVYRYCCKINKKLKSITMLRKKIVHFTGSDQRKQANAAFLVGCYMVIYLGRTPEAAYRILIFGDTPYIPFRDAAYGSCNFYITLLDCFHAVKKAMQYGFLNFNSFNLDEYEHYEKAENGDLNWIIPDRFIAFCGPHSRARLESGYHQHSPETYIQYFKNHNVTTIIRLNKRMYDAKRFTDAGFDHHDLFFADGSTPTDAIVKRFLDICENAEGAIAVHCKAGLGRTGTLIACYIMKHYRMTAAETIAWVRICRPGLVIGPQQQFLAMKQTSLWLEGDYFRQKLKGQENGQHRAAFSKLLSGVDDISINGVENQDQQEPKPYSDDDEINGVTQGDRRRALKRRRQSKTNDILLPSPLAVLTFTLCSVVIWWIVCDYILPILLF comes from the coding sequence ATGCGCAGCTCCACGCAGCAGGACCCGCGCCGCCGGGACCCCCAGGACGACGTGTACCTGGACATCACCGATCGCCTTCGTTTTGCCATTCTCTACAGCAGACCAAAGAGTGCATCAAATGTACATTATTTCAGCATAGATAATGAACTCGAATATGAGAACTTCTCCGAAGACTTTGGACCACTCAATCTGGCAATGGTTTACAGATATTGTTGCaagataaataagaaattaaagtCCATTACAATGTTAAGGAAGAAAATTGTTCATTTTACTGGCTCTGATCAGagaaaacaagcaaatgctgcCTTCCTTGTTGGATGCTACATGGTTATATACTTGGGGAGAACCCCAGAAGCAGCATATAGAATATTAATCTTTGGAGATACACCCTATATTCCTTTCAGAGATGCTGCCTACGGAAGCTGCAATTTCTACATTACACTTCTTGACTGTTTTCATGCAGTAAAGAAGGCAATGCAGTATGGCTTCCTTAATTTCAACTCATTTAACCTTGATGAATATGAACACTATGAAAAAGCAGAAAACGGAGATTTAAATTGGATAATACCAGACCGATTTATTGCCTTCTGTGGACCTCATTCAAGAGCCAGACTTGAAAGTGGTTACCACCAACATTCTCCCGAGActtatattcaatattttaagaaTCACAATGTTACTACCATTATTCGTCTGAATAAAAGGATGTATGATGCCAAACGCTTTACGGATGCTGGCTTCGATCACCATGATCTTTTCTTTGCGGATGGCAGCACCCCTACTGATGCCATTGTCAAAAGATTTCTggatatctgtgaaaatgctgaGGGTGCCATTGCAGTACACTGTAAAGCTGGCCTTGGTCGCACGGGCACTCTGATAGCCTGCTACATCATGAAGCATTACAGGATGACAGCAGCCGAGACCATTGCGTGGGTAAGGATCTGCAGACCTGGCTTGGTGATTGGGCCTCAGCAGCAGTTTTTGGCGATGAAGCAAACAAGCCTCTGGCTGGAAGGGGACTATTTTCGTCAGAAGTTAAAGGGGCAGGAGAATGGACAACACAGAGCAGCCTTCTCCAAACTTCTCTCTGGTGTTGATGACATTTCCATAAATGGGGTCGAGAATCAAGACCAGCAAGAACCCAAACCTTACAGTGATGATGACGAAATCAATGGAGTGACACAAGGTGATAGACGTCGGGCCCTGAAAAGGCGAAGACAATCAAAAACAAACGATATTCTTCTCCCATCTCCCCTGGCTGTGCTGACCTTTACACTGTGTAGTGTTGTCATCTGGTGGATTGTTTGTGACTACATTCTTCCCATCCTGCTATTCTGA